The stretch of DNA GAAATCCTGAAAGCATAAAGAATATGATATTAGGATATGGAAAGTATTCTTTTATAGCATATATAGTACTACAATTTTTACAGATAGTAGTGTTCTTTATACCTGGAGAATTAGTTCAAATAGCAGGTGGATACATATTTGGATCTTTTGAGGGATTTTTATTATCTTTTATAGGTATTTTAATAGGAAGTGTTTTTAGTTTTTTAGTAGCAAGAATACTTGGAAAGCCTTTTGTTGAAAAAATAGTTTTTAAAGATGATAAGTGGATATTTAAAAAAATAGAGGAAATAAAAAAGGATAAAAAGAAGTTTAAAGAGCTTGTATTTATAATGTATTTAATTCCTGGAATACCTAAGGATATTTTAGGGTACATATGTGGAATAACAACATTAAGCTTAAGAGAATTTACAATAATATCAATGATAGGTAGAACTCCAGCATTATTTATATCATGTTTTTTTGGAGATAAAATGTCTTTAGATAATTTATGGATATTGATATCTATAGGAATTGTAGTAGGTTTAATATTTATAATTAGTCTTATAAAAGGTAAAAAATTTATTAGTGATTATGGTAATAAAAATAAATAACATATTTTTTATTAAAAGATATATTTTTATTAGTAATAGGGGGAGGGCCCTATAAAAAGAAATAATTAATAGAATATACTCATTTATTAAAGAAATTGGTTGATACAATAAGAGACTTTAAAATAATCAGTCCTAATTGGTAATATTTGAGGGATATAAGAGAATAATATATTAAGTAATGTTTGATAAAAATTAAATGAAATATTATTATAATTTTATTAGCACTTGGGGATAATGAGTGCTAAAATATAGATAAGAAGTAATTAATATATTGAGGAGGGGTTTTTATGAATATTAAGCCACTTGCAGATAGAGTAGTAATTAAAAAATTAGAAGCAGAAGAAACTACAAAAAGTGGAATAGTTTTAACTGGTACAGCTAAGGAAAGACCACAAGAAGCAAAGGTTGTAGCTGTAGGTCCAGGAGCTATTGTAGATGGAAAAAGAGTTGAAATGGAAGTTAAAATAGGAGATAAGGTGCTTTATTCAAAGTATGCAGGTACTGAAGTTAAAGTATCAGGAACTGAATATACTATATTAAAACAAGATGATATATTAGCAATAGTTGAGTAGGGAGGAGATTTATATGGCAAAGATGCTTATGTTTGGAGAAGAAGCAAGAAGATCAATGCAAATAGGTGTTGATAAACTAGCTGACACAGTTAAAGTAACATTAGGACCTAAAGGAAGAAATGTTGTATTAGATAAAAAATTTGGTGCACCACTTATAACTAATGATGGTGTTTCTATAGCAAGAGAAATAGAACTTGAAGATCCATATGAAAATATGGGAGCTCAATTAGTAAAAGAAGTTGCAACTAAAACTAATGATGTTGCTGGAGATGGTACTACTACAGCTACTCTTTTAGCGCAAGCTATTATAAGAGAAGGTCTTAAAAATGTAACAGCTGGAGCAAATCCAATGTTAATTAGAAATGGTATAAGAATGGCTGTTGATAAAGCAGTAGAAGAAATTAAAGGTATTTCTAAACCAGTAGCAGGTAAAGAAGATATTGCTAGAGTTGCAGCTATATCAGCAGCAGATGAAGAAATAGGTAAGTTAATTGCTGATGCTATGGAGAAGGTTGGAAACGAAGGCGTTATTACAGTAGAAGAATCAAAATCAATGGGTACTGAATTAGAAGTAGTTGAAGGTATGCAATTTGATAGAGGATATGTATCACCATATATGGTTACAGATACAGAAAAAATGGAAGCTGTATTAGATAATCCTCTAATCTTAATAACAGATAAAAAGATTAGTAACATACAAGAAATACTTCCTATATTAGAACAAATAGTTCAAGGTGGTAAAAAGCTTCTTATTATAGCAGAAGATATAGAAGGAGAAGCGATGGCTACACTAGTAGTTAATAAGCTAAGAGGAACATTTACATGTGTAGCAGTAAAAGCACCTGGATTTGGAGATAGAAGAAAAGAAATGCTTCAAGATATAGCAATATTAACAGGTGGAACTGTCATAGCAGAAGAGTTAGGCTTAGATCTTAAAGAAGTAACTCTTGATATGTTAGGTCAATGTGAAAGTGTTAAAATTACAAAAGAAAATACTACTATAGTTAATGGAAAAGGTAATTCAGCAGATATTAAAGATAGAGTTCATCAAATTAAAGTTCAAATAGAAGAAACTACTTCTGAATTTGATAAAGAAAAACTAACAGAAAGATTAGCTAAATTAGCTGGTGGAGTTGCTGTTGTTAAAGTTGGAGCTGCAACTGAAACAGAGCTTAAAGAAAGAAAACTAAGAATAGAAGATGCTTTAGCAGCGACTAAGGCAGCAGTTGAAGAAGGAATTGTTCCTGGTGGTGGAACTGCCTATGTAAATGTAATAAAAGAAGTAGCTAAGCTTAAATCAGATATTGCAGATACTCAAGTTGGTATAAATATTATAGTAAGAGCTTTAGAAGAACCAATGAGACAAATTGCAACTAATGCAGGAGTAGAAGGTTCAGTTATTATAGAAAATATTAAAAATAGTGAAGCTTTAATTGGATATGATGCACTTTATGGAACATATACAAATATGATTAAAGCTGGAATAGTAGATCCAACTAAGGTTACTAGATCAGCACTTCAAAATGCTTCATCAGTAGCATCAACATTCTTAACTACTGAAGCTGCGGTAGTTGAAATCCCACAAAAAGAAACTCCTATGCAAGGAGCACCAGGAATGGGTATGGATGGAATGTACTAAAAAGTTTAAAAAAGATTTGCAATTTGCAAGTCTTTTTTTATTTATTCTTAATTAAGAAAAGGTTATAATATGATTTGTAATAATAAGAGTTTATTTTTGATAAAAAGTTAAAAAATACAAGAATATATGTATAGATTACTATGCAGATGATAATAATTATAGAAAAATAGTAAAGGAGGGATAGCGTGAATAAAATAAAGTTATTAAATAAAAAAACATCTAAAAAGAAACCAGCATTTACATTAATAGAATTAATAGCAGTAATGGGAATAATAGCTATATTAGCTTCAGTATTAATACCTAAAGTAACAGTATATGTTAAAGAAGCTAGAAAAACACAAGTTATAGATCAAGCAAGAAAAGTTATATTAGCAGTAGAATCAGTTAATATGAAATCACCAAATACCATAGCTGATGATAGCAACGTAGAAGATGCAGTGGAAAAATCTGGTGGATTATTAACTAACGATGATATTACAAAGTTAAATGCAAGTAAAACTAATATAGCAACTTGTAAAGAGATAGTTGATACCGAAAAGTATAATTTTACTCTTGATGATAACAATAACTTAGGTGATGTAAAACCAATTGCTCAGTAAAACAGATTATATTAAAATCTCCTTTATATATTAAAAGGAGGTTTTGACTATATTTGGAGGAAGTTTTGAGTTTATTTTTTATATTATTAATAGGTTTAGCTATAGGGAGTTTTTTAAATGTGTGCATATATAGAATTCCAAGGGACGAGTCGATAATTTTTCCAGCATCAAGGTGTATAACTTGTGGTTATAATCTTAAGATAAGTGATTTAGTTCCTATATTTAGTTATATATTTTTAAAGGGCAAATGTAGGTGTTGCAAAGAGAAAATATCAATAAAATATCCAATTGTAGAACTTATAAATGCAAGTTTGTATTTAATAATATTTTTAAAGTATGGATATACACTAGAGTTTCTAAAATATTCTGTTTTAGCATCCCTTTTAATTGTAATAGCATTAATAGATTTTAATACTAAGTTTGTATATAGATCTACTGTAATGTTTGGATTAATTTCAGGGATAATATTTTGGATTGGTGAATGTTTAATAGCTGAAAAAATAATAGTAAATAATATTTTTGGTGCTTTAATTGGATTTACATTTATCTTTTTAATTGTAATAACAACAAGAGGTATGGGGGAAGGTGATATAGAGATAGCTACTATTTGTGGATTATTTTTAGGAGTAAAAGGAATAATTATTACATTATTCCTTTCTATTATAATTGCTGGAATAATAGCAATTTCTATTTTACTTTTTAAATTAAAAGATAAAAAAGATGCTATTGCCTTTGGTCCTTATTTAGCGATAGGTGCTGTTATATCAATTACATTTTCCAATCATATTTTCCAATGGTATGTAAGCTATTTATTGCAATAATTATTGCAATAAATAGCTTGACAATGATATTGCCTAGCTATATAATGATTTTAAATTAAAAATAGTCGCACATTTTATTACTCGTATATCCCCTGAATATGGCAGGGAGTATCTACCGGAAACCTTAAATTTCCGACTATGGGTGAATTTGATATAGCTATAAGTATATGTACGCATATATTTTTTTTAGCATATTAACTTCACTTAGAAAGTTAATGTGCTTTTTTTATACTTAAAAATAACTATAACTAGAAAGTTAACTTTCAATTACATAAAAAAATGAAAGAAATCTTTCATTAATAGGGAGGAACAAACTTATGGCAAAAATAATTAAAACAGCTTATACATTTGATGATGTATTATTAGTACCTAATAAATCAGAGGTGTTACCTAATGAAGTTAGTTTAAAAACTAAATTAACAAAAAAGATAACATTAAATATACCTTTAATGAGTGCAAGTATGGATACTGTAACAGAATCCAAAATGGCAATTGCTATGGCAAGAGAAGGTGGTATAGGCATAATTCATAAAAATATGACTATAGAAGAACAAGCAAAAGAAGTTGATAGAGTTAAAAGACAAGAAAATGGAGTAATTACAGATCCAATATTTTTAACTGAAGATCATACTGTAAGAGAAGCACTTGCTTTAATGGCTCAATATAGAATATCAGGTGTGCCTGTAACAAGAGGAAGTAAACTAGTTGGAATAATAACGAATAGAGACATAGTGTTTGAAACAAACTATGATAAGGTTGTTTCAGAAGTTATGACAAAGAGTCCATTAGTTACTGCAGGAGAAGGTACAACATTAGAACAAGCTCTTGAAATATTAAAGAAGCATAAAATTGAAAAACTTCCTTTAGTAGATTCAGAAAATAACTTAAAGGGACTTATTACAATTAAAGATATAGAAAAAGCTAAAGCTTACCCAAATGCGGCAAAAGATTCAAAGGGAAGACTATTATGTGGAGCATCAGTTGGAATAACTAAAGATATGTTAGAAAGAGTAGAAGCTTTAGTAAAAGTTAATGTAGATGTTATTACATTAGATACTGCACATGGTCACTCAAAAGGTGTTATAGATGCAGTAAAAACTATAAAAAATAAATACCCAGAACTTCAAATAATAGCAGGTAATATTGCTACAGCAGAAGCAACAAGAGATTTAATAGAAGCTGGTGCTGACTGTGTAAAAGTTGGTATTGGACCAGGATCAATTTGTACAACAAGAATTGTTGCAGGGGTTGGAGTTCCACAATTAACAGCAGTTATGGATTGTGCAGAAGAAGGTAGAAAATATGGTGTACCTGTAATAGCTGATGGTGGACTTAAATATTCAGGAGATATAGTTAAAGCTTTAGCTGGAGGAGCTGCTGTTGCTATGATGGGATCAATATTTGCAGGATGTGATGAAGCTCCAGGAGCTATTGAGATTTATCAAGGCAGAAGCTATAAAGTATATAGAGGAATGGGTTCATTAGCAGCAATGGAAAAAGGT from Clostridium chauvoei encodes:
- a CDS encoding TVP38/TMEM64 family protein produces the protein MNKIKDFLHKNKYKIVGIIFLLGLLICFFEYYQKYAVFFRNPESIKNMILGYGKYSFIAYIVLQFLQIVVFFIPGELVQIAGGYIFGSFEGFLLSFIGILIGSVFSFLVARILGKPFVEKIVFKDDKWIFKKIEEIKKDKKKFKELVFIMYLIPGIPKDILGYICGITTLSLREFTIISMIGRTPALFISCFFGDKMSLDNLWILISIGIVVGLIFIISLIKGKKFISDYGNKNK
- the groES gene encoding co-chaperone GroES; this encodes MNIKPLADRVVIKKLEAEETTKSGIVLTGTAKERPQEAKVVAVGPGAIVDGKRVEMEVKIGDKVLYSKYAGTEVKVSGTEYTILKQDDILAIVE
- the groL gene encoding chaperonin GroEL (60 kDa chaperone family; promotes refolding of misfolded polypeptides especially under stressful conditions; forms two stacked rings of heptamers to form a barrel-shaped 14mer; ends can be capped by GroES; misfolded proteins enter the barrel where they are refolded when GroES binds), encoding MAKMLMFGEEARRSMQIGVDKLADTVKVTLGPKGRNVVLDKKFGAPLITNDGVSIAREIELEDPYENMGAQLVKEVATKTNDVAGDGTTTATLLAQAIIREGLKNVTAGANPMLIRNGIRMAVDKAVEEIKGISKPVAGKEDIARVAAISAADEEIGKLIADAMEKVGNEGVITVEESKSMGTELEVVEGMQFDRGYVSPYMVTDTEKMEAVLDNPLILITDKKISNIQEILPILEQIVQGGKKLLIIAEDIEGEAMATLVVNKLRGTFTCVAVKAPGFGDRRKEMLQDIAILTGGTVIAEELGLDLKEVTLDMLGQCESVKITKENTTIVNGKGNSADIKDRVHQIKVQIEETTSEFDKEKLTERLAKLAGGVAVVKVGAATETELKERKLRIEDALAATKAAVEEGIVPGGGTAYVNVIKEVAKLKSDIADTQVGINIIVRALEEPMRQIATNAGVEGSVIIENIKNSEALIGYDALYGTYTNMIKAGIVDPTKVTRSALQNASSVASTFLTTEAAVVEIPQKETPMQGAPGMGMDGMY
- a CDS encoding type II secretion system protein, with translation MNKIKLLNKKTSKKKPAFTLIELIAVMGIIAILASVLIPKVTVYVKEARKTQVIDQARKVILAVESVNMKSPNTIADDSNVEDAVEKSGGLLTNDDITKLNASKTNIATCKEIVDTEKYNFTLDDNNNLGDVKPIAQ
- a CDS encoding prepilin peptidase; the protein is MSLFFILLIGLAIGSFLNVCIYRIPRDESIIFPASRCITCGYNLKISDLVPIFSYIFLKGKCRCCKEKISIKYPIVELINASLYLIIFLKYGYTLEFLKYSVLASLLIVIALIDFNTKFVYRSTVMFGLISGIIFWIGECLIAEKIIVNNIFGALIGFTFIFLIVITTRGMGEGDIEIATICGLFLGVKGIIITLFLSIIIAGIIAISILLFKLKDKKDAIAFGPYLAIGAVISITFSNHIFQWYVSYLLQ
- the guaB gene encoding IMP dehydrogenase; translated protein: MAKIIKTAYTFDDVLLVPNKSEVLPNEVSLKTKLTKKITLNIPLMSASMDTVTESKMAIAMAREGGIGIIHKNMTIEEQAKEVDRVKRQENGVITDPIFLTEDHTVREALALMAQYRISGVPVTRGSKLVGIITNRDIVFETNYDKVVSEVMTKSPLVTAGEGTTLEQALEILKKHKIEKLPLVDSENNLKGLITIKDIEKAKAYPNAAKDSKGRLLCGASVGITKDMLERVEALVKVNVDVITLDTAHGHSKGVIDAVKTIKNKYPELQIIAGNIATAEATRDLIEAGADCVKVGIGPGSICTTRIVAGVGVPQLTAVMDCAEEGRKYGVPVIADGGLKYSGDIVKALAGGAAVAMMGSIFAGCDEAPGAIEIYQGRSYKVYRGMGSLAAMEKGSSDRYFQNGTKKFVPEGVEGRIAYKGYVTDTIYQLLGGIRSGMGYLGAATLEDLYETAQFVVQTSSGIRESHPHDINITKEAPNYSVK